The Candidatus Edwardsbacteria bacterium nucleotide sequence CCATCCCAGTTTGATATAGGCCACCTCCGGCAGCATGTTCTCGGCCGGCACCACCCCCTTGGCCATCAGGTCGCGCCCGGTGTCGTAGACGAACATGTGGACATAGCCCCACAGGGTCTGGACCGTCATGTAGATGGCCACCCCTTTCTTGACCGCCCGCTCGATGGCCGGGTACAGCGGTTTGTTGACGTGCCCCAGTCCGGTGCCGATGATGATGATCCCCTTGTAGCCGTTGTCCACCATCGAATCTATCATGTCCGGCTGCATGTTGGTGTAATAGTAGATCATCCCCACTTTCTCCTCGAAGAAGGGCTTGATGGTGACCTGGCGGTCCTTGCGCCGGGGATTGTAATCCTGCTTGATGTGGGTCAATCCTTTGCGGGTGATCATGGCCAGCGGGGTGTCGCCGATGGTGCGGAAGGTGGAGCGGTAGGAGGAGTGCATCTTGCGGACCCGGGTGCCCCGGTGCAGCAGGCCGTATTCGTCCGAAGTGGGGCCGAACATGCAGACCATCACCTCGGCGATGTCGCCGTGGCCGGCCGCGGTGGTGGCGTGCATCAGATTGAGGGCGGCGTCCGAGGATGGTCGGTCGGATGACCGCTGGGAGCCCACCAGCACGATGGGCACCGGCGGGTTCTGGACCATGAAGGTCAGGGCGGCCGCGGTGTAGTGCAGGGTGTCGGTGCCGTGGCCGATGACGATGCCGTCGATGCCGTTCTCTATCTCCTTGCCGATGGCCACCGCTAAGGTCTTGTACTGTTCCGGCCCCATGTTCTCGGAGAACACCGCGAAAAGTTTATCGGTGGTCAGGTTGCAGATGTCGGCCAGCTCCGGCACCGCGCCGTACAGCTCGCCCGGGGTGAAGGCCGGGATCACCGCGCCGGTGCGATAATCCAGGCGCGAGGCGATGGTGCCGCCGGTGCCCAAAAGCTTGACCTTGGGCAGGCCGGGGGTAATGGGAAATTCCTTCTCCGGGATCTTGTAATTGGCCTTCTTGTAGCCGGTCTCGGTCATCCCGGTGATGGTCTTGACGTCGATGCCAATATTGTAGCCGGTGGCGATCTTCAGCACGATGTGCTGATCGTCATCGTTCTCCGACCGCGGCAGCACCGTCCCTTTGAAATCGCCCCGGCTGGTAAGTACTTCGGCCTGGCCCCACACCCGGACGTTAAATTTCTTCAGGACTTCCAGCCCCGCGCCCTTGTAACCTTGAAAAATATCTTCTGTCATTTATTTGATTATCCGTTATGCATTTTTAGTTCTTTGAACCTCACCCTTCCCTCTCCTAAAGCATTAGGAGAGGGGTAGGGGAGAGGTCAGTCTTCTATCAATGTCCAAAGTTCACCCAGTCCCACATTCCCCACCGCCATCTTCCTCAACTGCCCCATCACCCAATGCTTCTCAGCCTCCGGCAGTTTTGAGGTTCTGATGCTTTTGTATTTCTCCTTGAGAAACGGGATCTTGGAAACTATCTCGTCCTTGGAGAACCGCTTGAATTCAAGGTTCACCAGCACCGAGTCGAAATCCATCTTGGGATACTGGTACACCACCGGCAGCATGGTCTTTACGATCTCAGGGTCCAGCTTGTTCTCTACGATATATTTGTAAAGATCATGGATGCGTTCAAATGAAAAGTCCGGGGATCTTTTATAATGTCCCTCGACGTATTTCAAATGATGCCCGAACAGCTTCCCGACCTTTTTGGGGGCCTGGCTCAGGCCGGTGACGATCTTCTCTATCACCGGATACAGGTTGTGGGTGAAAAGATAATGATAGGAATCCTCCGGCACCCCCCAGGTTTTCAGCTGGTTGTATCTTTCGATGACATCAGTGGGCAGATCCTGGCCCAGTTTTTTGATATGGCTGTCCTCCAGCGGGATGGGCTTGGAGTCGGTGTCGGGATACATCCGGTCGGCCCCGGGCAGCACCCGCTCGAAGATGGTGGTGCCGTCGGCCAAGGATTTGCGGGTCTCGTTGGGAACCCCGGAGAAGGCCATTATGCATCGTTCCTCGATGGTCTCCCGGGCGGTCTTGATATCATCCTCCGGCCCCCAAAAGATCAGTTGGGCGTCATCGGTCGAGACTTTGAGCAGGCTTCGCACCTGGTCCCAGTCATTATCAGCCAGCATCGGATCCAGGTCCTCGGAGCAGGTCATGTTGGGCCGTTCCAGGCAGGCGATCACTTTGAGCCGGTCGGCGATCTCATTGGCAAAGCATTTTCCGGGCTGGGTAAAGTGTGAAAGTATTCCATTGAAGCCCGGCAGGTTGACCGCCACCACCTGGCTACCGTTGTTTGCCAGTTCCTTAAAGCGCTTGCTTTCCAGCTTGTTGATAATTGGTTTGAGCGGTTCAGGTTTTATTTTCCATTCCTTCTGCTGTTTTACTTTGTCCTTGAGCAGGTCGCGGATCTTCAGCAGAGCCCACTGCCGGAAGCACTCGTTGTGGGTCAGTTCTGGGATCAGCTTGGTGCGCGATACCCCCTTGATCTCCACCCGGGTGCCGCCCTTGCAGGAGACATTGACGTCCTCCCGGCCCGCCCCGATCCCGGTGCGCACCATCCCGGTGCTGCGGTTCAAAAAGCGGATGTAGTTGCAGGCCTCCATCACCTCGTCGGGGTTCTTCATGTCGGGATAGGTAACGGTCTCGATCAGCGGCATGCCCAGCCGGTCGGTGCGGTATACCCGCTCATGGCCGATGTCCGACACCTCCCGGCAGGAATCCTCCTCCAGCGAAAGCTGGATCAGGCGGACCTTCTTTTTCTTCAGCGGGATCTCGCCCTCCACCCCGATGATGGCGGTGCGCTGGAACCCGGTGGGGATGCTGCCGTCCAGGTACTGCTTGCGGGTGATATGCACCTCGCCCACGATGTTCAGCTTGGACAGCAGGGCGATGCGGATGGCGATGTCCAGGGCCTCCCGGTTCAGCGGGAAGGGCGGGGTGTCGTCCACGTCGTAGGTGCAGGCGGTCCGACTGTTGATGTGATAGACGATGTTCTTCCGGGTCTTGAACTCCATCAGGGCGGTGCCGTCGTACTCGCCCAGTTCGGAAAGGGTGGGCCGCATATGGCGAATCAGCTCGGCATCATATTCCTCCGGCTTCTGGAATATCCCGGCCGGACAACGACAGAACAGCTTCTGTTTGGTCAGCAGCTGCTGGTGAACCTCAAGGCCGGACATAAAGCCGATGGCGTCGTAGGTCTGCTGGGTGGCCTGTTTCCTAGGCAGGTACCCGGTCGACGCCAGGGTCTTATCGTAATTCAGGGCGGGGTTGATTTTGTCGCTCATTTCAAAAATATATTCAGGATTAATTTATTACTGTGGATAAACAATTAAGAATATTACAATTCTATTCATAAGTCAATATAAAATACAGCCGTCAGAAATGGAACGGCTGTATTTTTTAAACCATGGCGCAGGTGATTTATTGTGCCTGGGCGGCGGCCGGGGGTTTCTTTCTGGCCCTAAAGAGGTACAGCACCAGCCCGGCTATCAGGGCCAACACTATCAGCAGAACGATTATATTGTGGGCGACCATGGAAACGATGATGGTGGCGGCCGACAGCACCAATGCGATGGGAAAGGCTACCAGGCCGATAACGAACCGGCTGGCCGAGCCCAAAAACGGAAGGACATCCAGAATGGTATGCAGGGGGCCGGTCAGCATCAGCAGCCCGATCCACATCATCAGAAATCCGATGATCCGGCCGATCCATCCGGCCGCCTTGTATTCGCCCTTCAGAGTGGCGATGGCCTCGTCCCTGGCTCCCAGAAAGGCCCGGTAGAAGCTTTTCTCGCCATTATAAAAATATGGATCAAGCATCCCTCCGGACAGCTTGCCGAATACCGTGGCCCTCCGGCCGGATGACAGGGCATAGAATGACAGCCGGGTATCGCCGACCTGCGGGTCGGCCAAAGAACCCTGCCCCTTGAACAGATATTCTTCGGTGACGGTATATCCTTTGGTCTTTTCCAATAGGATCTTTCCGCCCCCCAGGCCCAGAGGCTCGGTCGAGGGCAGGCTTATGCGTTCCATATCCAATTCATAAACCCCGACTTGGGCCTGTCTGGCCGAAAAGGTTTGGGAACGGATCGCCGGCGGGGGGTTGGCATGGCCCTCCGGCTGCTTGAAATCCCCCGAGTTCTCCGGGTTTTCGGTCCATCCCTTTTCGTAGCTGTAGGTCTTGGTGGTGGTCTCGCTGCCGCCGGTGTTCTTCTGGGTCTTGGTGCTTACCCGCTCCCTCCAGGCGAACATCTCGGCCCGGCGGGTCAGGATCAGGTATTTTCCCGGGGATATGAAATCGGGATCGCCCACCAGTTCGACGGTCTCCAGCGGCCCGGTGACCGACGCCAGCTGTTCCTGGGCGTTCTGATCTATCGATGATGGCGATGCAATGACGGCCTTCTGCGCCAGCTTGGCGAAATCGGTCCGGCCCTCTGTTTTCCAAAGCACTATAAAGGATATGAAGAACAGGGCCAATCCCACCAGCACTCCGACAAATGAATTGATGATCCTTTTGCCCCAGCCGGTGGTGGTAACTTCGGTCAATTGATCGGTCATTTTTTCCTCCTATACTTATAATGGGATAGGGACGCCCGGGCGATCCGTCTGAAGTTATTATCCGATAGCTTTATGGAGATGTCAAGCAGTTTTATACCCTGGCGAAAAGCTTCGGTGTCTTTTTCTATATTTTTCTCTTGCAATCATAAATCTGTATGGTAAAATGTTAAATTGTATTAGGAGGCTAACTTTATGCATTTCAAACGTTCCTCCCAGGTGGCCGAGGTGATAAAACGCGAGATGTCCGACATCATCTCCAACCACATCAAGGACCCCCGCCTGGGATTCATCACCGTTACCGGGGTTGACCTCACCGATGACCTGCGCTATGCCAAAGTGTTCGTCAGCATATTCGGGGAGGAGGACAAACGGCAGGAATCCCTCAAGGGCTTGGAGAGCGCCAAGGGCTTCATCCGCCGGGAGATGGGCAGCCGTCTGCGTCTGCGCTATTGCCCCGAACTCTCCTTCAAGGTGGACGAGTCCATAGCCTACGGCGACAAGATAGATCGCCTGCTTAACCAGATCTCCCCGAAAGAGACGCCCGATGACAGCCAGTGAGATCGCCCAGGCCCTGGAAAAGCACCGCCGGATAATGATCACCAGCCATGTCAACCCCGACGGAGACAGCATCTCCAGCCAGCTGGCCCTGGCCTCGTTGCTAAAATCCCTTGGCAAACAGGTGAGCACAATAAACCAGGACCCGGTGCCGGAGAGATACCGTTTCCTGCCCGGCTGGGAGTCCATCTCCAATAAAATGGAGACGCCCAACGTTACCGCGGTCTGCGTGGTGGACTGCGCCAACCCCCAGCGCCTGGGCCAGGCGGCCGAGCTGATCACTCCGGCCACCATGGAGCTGATCGTGATAGACCATCATGTCTCCAACGACGGTTTCGGGCACATCCAGTATATAGACACCCAGGCCTCTTCCACCTGTGAGCTGGTATACCGCATCTCCCAGAAGCTGGGCGTCAAGCTGAGCGCCGAGCAGGCCACTATTTTATTATCGGGCATCATGACCGATTCCGGAGGCTTCCGCTATTCCAACACCTCTCCCGTAACTTTACGAAGCGCCGCCCTGCTGATGGAGTCCGGGGCCGAGCTGGCCTGGATATCGGAACAGCTATATTTCCAGCAGCCCTTACGGCACCTTAAGGTGCTGGGGCAATTGTTCTCCGATCTGAAGACCGCCGCCAATGGCCGGATCTCGTGGGTGGCCCTGACCCAGGAGATAGCCCGGAAGCACGGCCTTGACATTAACGACAGCGAGGAATTCGTCAGCCATGTGCTGGCGGTCAAGGGGGCCGAGGTGGGCCTGCTGTTCAAGGAGCAGGGCAACGGAATTGTGCGGGTCTCCTTCCGTTCCAAGGGCCGGGTGGACGTAAATAGACTGGCAGCCATCTTCGAGGGCGGCGGACACCTCCAGGCCGCCGGGGCCAGAGTCAGGGGGTCGATTGATGAAGTGACCAGGAAGGTTATTGAGACAGTGGAGAGGGAGATCTGACCTGTTCGCCGCAGACTGAGCAGGCCAAGTCCCTCGCCTGTGTCAAATGCAATAAAACTTACGCCATAGAAGATTTCAAGCAGATAGAATATTAACTCCTGCTCCCTCTCCAAAAGCATTTGGAGAGGGTCGGGGTGAGGTCAAAAGGAAACAGTTATGAAAACATACGGATTGATCTACAACCGGAATCGCCCGGGGGCCGAGCGCATCGTGCGGGAGCTGGCCGCCTGGCTAAAGGATCACGGCATCAAGGTCCTGGCCGAAAAGGGTTTTGATATCAGCCAGGCCGAGATGGCCGAAGAAACCGAAGTGGCCGCCCGCTGCGACCTGATGCTGGTGCTGGGCGGCGACGGCACCCTGCTTAGGGCGGTAAGGCTGATGGGAGATGATCAAAAACCGGTGCTGGGCGTCAACCTGGGTTCGCTGGGGTTTTTGACCGAGATCTCCCAGGACCATATTCAGCAAAGCATGGAGCAGGTGATCCGGGGGCAATATCAGGTAGAGGACCGGGCCATTATCCGGGCCCAGTGCGATGGTTCGTCTTTTTACGCCCTGAACGATTTCGACATCCGGGTGCCCACCCGCTTAGTGGAGCTGACCGTATCCATCGGCGATGAATTCGTCAGCCGCTATTACGCCGACGGCCTACTGATCGCAACTCCCACCGGCTCCACCGCCTATTCCCTTTCGGCCGGCGGTCCGATAGTGGAGCCCGACATGGATGCTTTCGTGCTTACCCCCATCTGCCCCCATACTTTGAGCCTCCGCCCCATGATCGTATCCATGAAGAAGACCATCACGGTGGTGGTCCACGGCAAGAACGAGGAGGCGGTGTTGGTGGCCGACGGCCAGACCGTGGCTAAATTAAAGGATGATCAAAAACTGACCATCACCAAGGCTGACAGAAAAGCGCTTTTAGTAAGACCAGCGGCCTCCTCATTCTATAATATTTTGAGAACCAAACTTAAATGGGGCGCCCGGGGAGAGAACGGCTGAAACTTGACAAACCACCCAAACCCCTCCTTGATCAAGGAGGGGACGCCATGAAAATTTTATGAGGATAACGAAATGAAAAAAATCATTACCCTGGTTTTATTGGTCGCAACAGCAACGGTAATTGTCCAGGGCTGCGGTAAAAAGAGCGACCCGGTGGCCCCGACCCCGACCCCCCCCTACTCCACCGACGGTGATTGCCGTTTATCCGCCCGCCAACAGCATAGACAACTTTGGAAACAGCCTGATATATCTGACATTCAGCGCCGACATGAAGCAGACCGAGACCCAGAACGCCCTGACCATAACCGGCATGACCGGCCAGAAGACCTGGTGGAACCGGATACTGATATTCCGGCCGGACTCGCTTTATACCCCTGGCGACACCATCCGGATCACTTTATCCACCGCTGCCCAAAGCACCGCCGGAACGGCCCTGGCCACGGTCTACACTTCTTCATTTATCTGCGGAGCCAGTGCTGACAGTATCAGGCCCACGGTGTCTTCCACCAATCCGGCCAGCGGCCAGATCGGGGTCAGCGTCACAGCTAGCATTTCGGCGGCCTTTTCCGAGAAGCTGGCCCCCTGGTCGGTCTCGGCTTTTTCCATGACCGGCGTTACCAGCATCTTGGGAAATACAGCCCTGCAGAGTGACTCCATAATAAACTTTTCCCCCTCTTCGCTCCTCTGCTATGGCATGACCTTCACCGCCATCATCGACACCAGCGTCACCGATCTCTGTGGAAACCATCTATCGCCCCAGCATTCCTGGACCTTCCAGACCATGGCCGACACCGTCAAGCCCAAGGTATTGTCGCTTGATCCGGCCAACAACGACACTCTGGTCTCGGTGAATAAGTCAATCATTGTTAGATTCTCCGAAGTGATGGATACCGCCTCGGCCCGGGCCGCTTTTTCGATAACTCCTGCCGCCACCGGGAATTTCTCATGGACCGGAGATTCCATCATGACCTTTGCTCTGGCCGAGACCCTGGCCTTCCGTCGGCAATTCCAGGTGACGGTCGGCACCGGAGCCCAGGACCTGGCCGGGAACCCTCTGGCGGCGACTTGGAATTCCAGCTTTACCACCGTCCGGGGGATCTATGTCTGCTGTAACACCTCCAATGATATATATATGCTCCAGCAGAACGATCTTAAGTTCGAGGGCTACCTGCCAGGTTACATAGGGGCCAAACAGGTCAAGATGTCTTCTGACGGCAATCGCGCCTATGTGCTGTGCGGCGGAAATCCAGGCCAGCTGTATTTTTTGGAGGTCAAGAATGATAACAATAATCTGGGAAATATTTCCGTGGGCAACACGCCCTACGGCCTGGCTGTTTCGACTGACGGCAGCAAGCTGGCGGTAAGCGTATCCGGGGATAACCGGGTGCTGATCATCAACGCTGACACCAGGCAGATAATTGATACCATTGCCACGGGCAATACCCCCACCGGGATTGTTTTCTCGGCGGATGGTGCTTATATCTATGTCATCCTCAATCAGGATACCCGGGTGGAGCGCTATAATCTGTCAACCCACGCCCTGGATTGGGTGACAATCATCATCGGCGGAGAAGAAGCTGTCCTTTCTCCCAATGGCAGCCGCCTCTTTGTCACCAACGGGTCCTATGTAACCGTCATCACCACTTCCACCTTCTCC carries:
- the rbfA gene encoding 30S ribosome-binding factor RbfA; amino-acid sequence: MHFKRSSQVAEVIKREMSDIISNHIKDPRLGFITVTGVDLTDDLRYAKVFVSIFGEEDKRQESLKGLESAKGFIRREMGSRLRLRYCPELSFKVDESIAYGDKIDRLLNQISPKETPDDSQ
- a CDS encoding Ig-like domain-containing protein, which gives rise to MIAVYPPANSIDNFGNSLIYLTFSADMKQTETQNALTITGMTGQKTWWNRILIFRPDSLYTPGDTIRITLSTAAQSTAGTALATVYTSSFICGASADSIRPTVSSTNPASGQIGVSVTASISAAFSEKLAPWSVSAFSMTGVTSILGNTALQSDSIINFSPSSLLCYGMTFTAIIDTSVTDLCGNHLSPQHSWTFQTMADTVKPKVLSLDPANNDTLVSVNKSIIVRFSEVMDTASARAAFSITPAATGNFSWTGDSIMTFALAETLAFRRQFQVTVGTGAQDLAGNPLAATWNSSFTTVRGIYVCCNTSNDIYMLQQNDLKFEGYLPGYIGAKQVKMSSDGNRAYVLCGGNPGQLYFLEVKNDNNNLGNISVGNTPYGLAVSTDGSKLAVSVSGDNRVLIINADTRQIIDTIATGNTPTGIVFSADGAYIYVILNQDTRVERYNLSTHALDWVTIIIGGEEAVLSPNGSRLFVTNGSYVTVITTSTFSAPYNIQSVSARPFGLAVSPDGAHLAVGCYTEGLVKVYSATSGTEPAPLAQITVGTGPNGLAYSPDGRYLYASNSGSSSISVISRSGNTYTAQTPKTVGSGPWGIAVTP
- the gatE gene encoding Glu-tRNA(Gln) amidotransferase subunit GatE, with the protein product MSDKINPALNYDKTLASTGYLPRKQATQQTYDAIGFMSGLEVHQQLLTKQKLFCRCPAGIFQKPEEYDAELIRHMRPTLSELGEYDGTALMEFKTRKNIVYHINSRTACTYDVDDTPPFPLNREALDIAIRIALLSKLNIVGEVHITRKQYLDGSIPTGFQRTAIIGVEGEIPLKKKKVRLIQLSLEEDSCREVSDIGHERVYRTDRLGMPLIETVTYPDMKNPDEVMEACNYIRFLNRSTGMVRTGIGAGREDVNVSCKGGTRVEIKGVSRTKLIPELTHNECFRQWALLKIRDLLKDKVKQQKEWKIKPEPLKPIINKLESKRFKELANNGSQVVAVNLPGFNGILSHFTQPGKCFANEIADRLKVIACLERPNMTCSEDLDPMLADNDWDQVRSLLKVSTDDAQLIFWGPEDDIKTARETIEERCIMAFSGVPNETRKSLADGTTIFERVLPGADRMYPDTDSKPIPLEDSHIKKLGQDLPTDVIERYNQLKTWGVPEDSYHYLFTHNLYPVIEKIVTGLSQAPKKVGKLFGHHLKYVEGHYKRSPDFSFERIHDLYKYIVENKLDPEIVKTMLPVVYQYPKMDFDSVLVNLEFKRFSKDEIVSKIPFLKEKYKSIRTSKLPEAEKHWVMGQLRKMAVGNVGLGELWTLIED
- a CDS encoding TMEM43 family protein; this translates as MTDQLTEVTTTGWGKRIINSFVGVLVGLALFFISFIVLWKTEGRTDFAKLAQKAVIASPSSIDQNAQEQLASVTGPLETVELVGDPDFISPGKYLILTRRAEMFAWRERVSTKTQKNTGGSETTTKTYSYEKGWTENPENSGDFKQPEGHANPPPAIRSQTFSARQAQVGVYELDMERISLPSTEPLGLGGGKILLEKTKGYTVTEEYLFKGQGSLADPQVGDTRLSFYALSSGRRATVFGKLSGGMLDPYFYNGEKSFYRAFLGARDEAIATLKGEYKAAGWIGRIIGFLMMWIGLLMLTGPLHTILDVLPFLGSASRFVIGLVAFPIALVLSAATIIVSMVAHNIIVLLIVLALIAGLVLYLFRARKKPPAAAQAQ
- a CDS encoding bifunctional oligoribonuclease/PAP phosphatase NrnA, whose product is MTASEIAQALEKHRRIMITSHVNPDGDSISSQLALASLLKSLGKQVSTINQDPVPERYRFLPGWESISNKMETPNVTAVCVVDCANPQRLGQAAELITPATMELIVIDHHVSNDGFGHIQYIDTQASSTCELVYRISQKLGVKLSAEQATILLSGIMTDSGGFRYSNTSPVTLRSAALLMESGAELAWISEQLYFQQPLRHLKVLGQLFSDLKTAANGRISWVALTQEIARKHGLDINDSEEFVSHVLAVKGAEVGLLFKEQGNGIVRVSFRSKGRVDVNRLAAIFEGGGHLQAAGARVRGSIDEVTRKVIETVEREI
- the gatD gene encoding Glu-tRNA(Gln) amidotransferase subunit GatD, with product MTEDIFQGYKGAGLEVLKKFNVRVWGQAEVLTSRGDFKGTVLPRSENDDDQHIVLKIATGYNIGIDVKTITGMTETGYKKANYKIPEKEFPITPGLPKVKLLGTGGTIASRLDYRTGAVIPAFTPGELYGAVPELADICNLTTDKLFAVFSENMGPEQYKTLAVAIGKEIENGIDGIVIGHGTDTLHYTAAALTFMVQNPPVPIVLVGSQRSSDRPSSDAALNLMHATTAAGHGDIAEVMVCMFGPTSDEYGLLHRGTRVRKMHSSYRSTFRTIGDTPLAMITRKGLTHIKQDYNPRRKDRQVTIKPFFEEKVGMIYYYTNMQPDMIDSMVDNGYKGIIIIGTGLGHVNKPLYPAIERAVKKGVAIYMTVQTLWGYVHMFVYDTGRDLMAKGVVPAENMLPEVAYIKLGWALGQTSDLEKVREIMLTPINGETTPREPYNGYLIYQGGVPEVEEFIKKFHK
- a CDS encoding NAD(+)/NADH kinase, with product MKTYGLIYNRNRPGAERIVRELAAWLKDHGIKVLAEKGFDISQAEMAEETEVAARCDLMLVLGGDGTLLRAVRLMGDDQKPVLGVNLGSLGFLTEISQDHIQQSMEQVIRGQYQVEDRAIIRAQCDGSSFYALNDFDIRVPTRLVELTVSIGDEFVSRYYADGLLIATPTGSTAYSLSAGGPIVEPDMDAFVLTPICPHTLSLRPMIVSMKKTITVVVHGKNEEAVLVADGQTVAKLKDDQKLTITKADRKALLVRPAASSFYNILRTKLKWGARGENG